The Chryseobacterium sp. G0186 genome includes the window GCCGGCAAAGGAGATTGTATAGACTGTCATCAGTGTGTAGTGGTATGCCCTACAGGAATTGATATCAGAGACGGACAACAGCTGGAATGCATCAACTGTACAGCATGTATTGATGCCTGTGATGAAGTCATGGAAAAAGTAGGTCTGCCTAAAGGACTTGTAAGATATGCTTCAGAGAATGAGATTGAGAAAGAAACTCAATTCAAGTTTACCGGAAGAATGAAAGGATTCAGTATATTCCTATTCTTATTGGTGGGGTTCCTTGGGTATCTTCTATACAGTCGTGGTGAGATGGAAGCAAAATTCATCAAACCTGCAGGAAGTACATTCTTCGTAAAAGAGGGAAAAATTATCAATACTTATAATTATACATTCTTAAATAAAACAAACGAGAAAAAGATTGTTACCATCAAGGTAATAGATCCGGCTCATGGAGAAATCACATATAGTGCTTCAAGTAAGATACAGGTAGACAGAGATAAAATTTCAAAGGGAACCATCAATATCAGCTTCCCGGAAAATGAAATGAAACTTTCCAAGCAAAATATTACCATTGGTGTTTATGATATGAAGGGTAAGCTTGTTGATTCATACCAGACTTATTTTGAGGGACCATTCAAACTGCAATTTTAAATAGAAAAAATGAAGAACTTTAGTTGGGGACACGGTGTTGTAATTGCATTATTTGCATTCATAGTTTTTATATTATCCATGTTATTTCTTTTCCCAAACGGGCAGAAGAATTCAGAAATGGTAACAGACAACTATTATGAAGAGGAACTCCAGTATCAGGATGTAATTGATGCAAAGAAAAGAGCTGACCAGTTACAGGAAAAACCTGTATACAGTCAGGAAACTAACGGAATTAAAATCACTTTTCCAAAAGAATATAATAATTCTAATACTACGGTAAAATTTGTTTTAAACAGAACCGACGACCAGAATTTAGACATTAAAAAATCTGTACCACTTGATGCCAACCAGTCTTTCAATATCCCTGCACAGGTATTGAAAATGGGGAATTATACCCTAAGATTAAGCTGGACAAAAGATAAGACAGACTACAGAATGGATTATGATGTGATATGGAAATAGGACTTATTGTATCGGCTATTGCTTTAGGCTTTGCTTCCGGGTTTCACTGTATCGGAATGTGCGGTCCTATTGCTTTATCGATGGGATTAACCAAAAAACAGGCTGCCAATTTTTATCTTCAAAATCTTACCTATCAATTCGGAAGAATCTTCACCTATTCATTATTAGGAGCACTCTTGGGAATTATAGGACAGGGATTTGAGATGGCAGGCTTTCAGAAATACCTGACAATTACTGCCGGAGTATTACTCATTATTATGGCTGTATTTTCATTTGGAGGAAAGGATTTTGCTTCAAAAATTCCTTTTTTATCTAAATTTTTATATTCTGTAAAACTAAACTTAGGACGATTACTTCAAAAGGCAGATTACCGTTCCAGGTTTACCACAGGGCTTCTCAATGGCTTTTTACCATGTGGGATGGTTTATATGGCACTTACGGCAAGCCTTGCAGGAGGTGGAATATGGCAGGGAGCTTTATATATGGCTTTATTTGGATTGGGAACACTTCCATTCATGTTTGCTGTTGTTTTAGCCGGAAATCTCATGAATCAGGCTTTTAGAGTAAAGGTTTTAAAGGCTGTGCCGGTGATTATGATTATCCTTGGAGGTCTTTTTATTTTAAGAGGCCTGGAATTAGGAATACCATATGTTTCTCCAAAGGCTGAGTCTATGACTATTTCTAAGGATCCAAACGGAACTGTAAACTGCCATTAATTAGAACGTAACAATATACCATGAAGAAAACGATCGCCTTATTTTTTATAAGTCTTTTTATGCTACAATCGTGCAGTGTCAATTCTGAGATCATCTATCATAAGGATGCCGCATCTACTGCTGTCACTGATATTGATACCAAAGAGTTTATGGCAGAAATGCTGGCTATGACTCCTGATTCATTGAAGCAAAAGGAATTTGGTGAATTGGATAAGCTTCCCACAACCTGGACCAGCATCTATGAACTGGAAAAACAGGAAGGTAGATTAAAGACTTCCAATCCGGATACGATTAAAATCATGAAGAAGATCTTTATGAAGTCTAAAAAAGAGAATAATAAAGCTGCTGGTTTCGCCTTTAAAATGGAACATTTCACGGTAGAGGACTATCAGGCTTTGAAAAACTTTTCGAAAGATGAAAAAATGCCTCTTGACCAAAATATCTTTAATACCTGGGATGGAAAAACCCTAACGATCAATACGGAGAATTTCAATCTTAAAAATATTGAAGAAACCCTTCGTTCTAAAAGTCCAAAGGAAGAAACAGAAAAAATGGAGGGAATGATGATGATGTTTTTCAAAAATATAGGAACTACTTTGAAGTTTGAAAATAAAATAAAATCGATCACCGGTAAACATGACTGGCTAAAACAGATTGATGATTACTCTGTAAGAATACAATATGATTTGAAAACCATGTACGACAAGGATCCTAAGCTTAAAAATGCAGATAAAAAGATAGTTATCGTAACAGAATAAAATAACAAAACCCACCGAAGTATTCGGTGGGTTTTTATTTAGAACTAAATCATTTAGTTAATTACATCAAATCTCGCATATTCAGCGATCTTCTTAGGAAGCTTAATTCCATCTGCAGTCTGGTTATTCTCCAGCAATGCTGCCATAATTCTTGGTAATGCCATTGCTGACCCGTTTAAGGTGTGAACCAACTGAGACTTCCCATCTGCCTTATAACGGCATTTAAGTCTATTTGCCTGAAATGTTTCAAAGTTAGATACAGAGCTCACTTCTAACCACATTTCCTGTGCTGCACTCCAAACTTCAAAGTCATACGTCATAGCTGATGCAAAACCTGTATCTCCGCCACAAAGTCTTAATACTCTGAAAGGAAGCTCAAGATCTGTAAGGATCTCCTTGATGTGCTCTACCATTTCTTCCAAAACAGCATAAGAGTTCTCAGGCTTTTCAATTCTTACAATTTCTACCTTTTCAAATTGGTGAAGACGGTTCAACCCTCTTACGTGGGCTCCGTAGCTTCCAGCTTCTCTTCTGTAGCATTGTGAAAATGCTGTATGCTTGATAGGAAGTTCTTTTTCTTCCAACAATACATCACGGTAAAGATTCGTTACTGGAACTTCCGCCGTAGGGATAAGATATAATTTATCTTCGTTGATATAGTACATTTGTCCCTCTTTATCAGGCAACTGTCCTGTTCCAAAACCTGAAGCTTCATTCACCACGTGAGGCGGATTTACTTCTGTATATCCTTTCTCAACATTCTTATCCAGAAAATACTGAACCAAGGCTCTTTGTAGTCTTGCTCCTTTTCCAAGATAAACAGGGAAACCAGCCCCTGCTATTTTTACTCCAAGTTCAAAATCAATAAGGTTGTATTTTTTAGCCAGTTCCCAGTGAGGAATAGCACCCTCACCAAGCCCCTCTACAGCGTGAGACTGGAAAATATTTTCGTTGTCATCAGCAGAAGCTCCGTTTTTCACCAGTTCATTGGGAATGTTTGGAAGTTGGTACAGAATATTCAACAGTTCTGTTTCCTTTACTTCTAGCTGGGATTTCAATTCTGAACTCGACTCTTTGTATTGTGCTGTTTTAGATTTTGCTGATTCCGCTTCTTCTTTCTTTCCTTCTTTCATTAAAAGTCCAATTTCCTTGGAGATTTTATTGATCTCGGAAAGCTGGGAATCTAATTCAAATTGGATTCTTTTTCTTTCTTCGTCAGTAGCAATAGCTTCGTCTACCAACTCAAGATTTTTGAATTGTCTTTTTTTAAGACCTTCTAAAACGCGTTCTTTATTGTCGCGTAAAAAATTGACTTGTAACATTTTATTTAGATGTTAAATATTAGATATTGAGCTTAATATAAGCTAACAATTTTACAAATTTAAAATTATTTTACGATAGTTACGGTATTTATCGAATTGGGAGCATCTGCTTCTTTGGAAAATTTTTCTTTTCCATTATAAATAACCTTTGAAACCTGAAACAATGTAGGTGACTGACGATATTGAATTTCCATAGTGTCAATCGTTGTTTCAGTCGTATTGTTGATTGTCTTTCTTAGTGTAATTTGCATTCTTGAATTGTAAGAATTACCCGTTCCAGGATTGCTTGGGCTTACAGAATCCAATCTTCTTCTCTTGGCCCCGGCAATATATTCCATATAAAATACAGAATCTGTTGTCATTTTCAGGGGTATAGACACCGGAGAATCATCTCTAGTTCCAAACATATCATTCACACTATAAGAAGCGTATGAACCTGTTTTTTTACTATTCAATAAGTCTGGGTTGGTACTACTTTTCATGTAGATGTTCATTATCTGATCTATCCTTTGCAAAGACTCATCATCACTTCCACAACTTGTAAGTGCAAAAACAATCACTAAAATTCCAAAAACAATGTTTTTCATAGCACAAATATACTTTATTTCAACGTTCTAAGATAAGAGAAGAATGAAAACATCATCAAAAATCCTACGAGAGTTAATGTCGTCCCCAATGAAATAGCCATTCCTACCACTCCCAAGTCAGGAACCAAAAAGTAAGAAAAAACAGCTAAAAGAAGCAGAGAAAGAATAGAAAAAAAAGT containing:
- a CDS encoding FixH family protein, with the translated sequence MKNFSWGHGVVIALFAFIVFILSMLFLFPNGQKNSEMVTDNYYEEELQYQDVIDAKKRADQLQEKPVYSQETNGIKITFPKEYNNSNTTVKFVLNRTDDQNLDIKKSVPLDANQSFNIPAQVLKMGNYTLRLSWTKDKTDYRMDYDVIWK
- a CDS encoding sulfite exporter TauE/SafE family protein, whose amino-acid sequence is MEIGLIVSAIALGFASGFHCIGMCGPIALSMGLTKKQAANFYLQNLTYQFGRIFTYSLLGALLGIIGQGFEMAGFQKYLTITAGVLLIIMAVFSFGGKDFASKIPFLSKFLYSVKLNLGRLLQKADYRSRFTTGLLNGFLPCGMVYMALTASLAGGGIWQGALYMALFGLGTLPFMFAVVLAGNLMNQAFRVKVLKAVPVIMIILGGLFILRGLELGIPYVSPKAESMTISKDPNGTVNCH
- the serS gene encoding serine--tRNA ligase codes for the protein MLQVNFLRDNKERVLEGLKKRQFKNLELVDEAIATDEERKRIQFELDSQLSEINKISKEIGLLMKEGKKEEAESAKSKTAQYKESSSELKSQLEVKETELLNILYQLPNIPNELVKNGASADDNENIFQSHAVEGLGEGAIPHWELAKKYNLIDFELGVKIAGAGFPVYLGKGARLQRALVQYFLDKNVEKGYTEVNPPHVVNEASGFGTGQLPDKEGQMYYINEDKLYLIPTAEVPVTNLYRDVLLEEKELPIKHTAFSQCYRREAGSYGAHVRGLNRLHQFEKVEIVRIEKPENSYAVLEEMVEHIKEILTDLELPFRVLRLCGGDTGFASAMTYDFEVWSAAQEMWLEVSSVSNFETFQANRLKCRYKADGKSQLVHTLNGSAMALPRIMAALLENNQTADGIKLPKKIAEYARFDVIN